The following nucleotide sequence is from Gammaproteobacteria bacterium.
TCTTTATAAGCTCGCGTAAAAGCCTATTTGCATACTTTTGTATGTTTCAGGTGAATACATAAATCCCCCTTTTTTTTTAATGTCTTATTGTCAAAAATTAGCTCATGGATAAGTCATGAATGGTATGCCATATATATGTAGACCCATATTGTAGACATTGGGGCCATGTAGTAATGTCTAATGAAAAGGAAGTGACACTTATATATATGTCATATCATCAAGCTACTCAAATAATGCCAAGAATTGGCAAATTATAAAGAGTAGAGGACCAGTAGTGTTAGGAGATTCAAAAAATGCAGACCGATAAAATTAAAGCGCCCGAAGGGCATTCGATTCACCACGTAACCTGCCCACATGACTGTCCTGACTCGTGTTCGATGCTGGTAACTAAAGACGATTCAACAGGTAAAGCGGTACGCGTTCAAGGTGATCCAACGCATCCTATTACTCGCGGTTATCTGTGTAACAAGGTGAATCACTATCTTGATTTGGTCTACAACGAAAATCGTGTGCTTTATCCGCATAAGCGTGTGGGACCAAAAGGCCCAGGTGCTAAATTTGAACGCATCAGTTGGGATGAAGCACTAGAAACCATTACTGGAAATTTCAAAAGTGTAATTAGCGAATACGGCAGTGCTGCAGTACAGCCATATTCGTATTCAGGAACCATGGGTATGGTCGGTTATTGGACGATGGATTATCGTTTCTGGAACAAGATGGGAGCGGGTGGTTTAGTGCAGTCGATTTGCATATATGCAGCAATGTGGGCGGGCTTACATACTTACGGTTTAGCGCATCCAAATATGTCAGTGCATGAAGCGGCTGAAAAAGCAGATTTGATGATCCTCTGGGGTGCGAATTTAGTCAGCACCGGTGTGCATGCGATTCCATTTATTCGCGAAGCCAAAGAACGTGGCATGAAGTTGATCGTAATCGATCCGCGGGTAACACGTACTACGATGATGGCAGATTGGCATATTCAACCTAAGCCAGGTACCGATGCTGCTTTAGCGCTAGGCATGATGAAAGTCATAGTAGATGCCGGCAAGCATGATCTTGAATTTTTGAAAGAGCAAACAAATGGCTGGGAAGCTTTACTAGAAACCAAACTTCCTGACTATCCATTAGATAAAGTGGAAAAAATTACCGGTGTTCCTGCGGCAGATATTGAAAAGCTTGCAATGGAATACGCTTCAACGAAGAAGACATTCATTCGTGCAAACTACGGTTTAAACCGCCATCAAAATGCAGGACAAATGTGTCGCTCCATTTTAGTTCTACCATGCATTACAGGTGCATGGCGTGAAGATTGTGGTGGTGCTTGTTTTGGTAATTTAGAAGAAATGTGGTTCCGCTGCATGACTCCACAATTACATCGTCCAGATTTAGGGAAACGCGAACGTACTATCAATATGGTGCAAATTGGTCGTGCTTTATCTGAGAATATTGGTGCAGATGGTGAGCAGTTAGACCCGCCTATTAAAAGCATCTTTGTTTATAACTCTGACCCCGCTAACTGCGCACCCAATACAAATGGTGTGCGAAACGGTTTTATGCGTGATGACTTGTTTGTTGCAGTGCATGAAACTTTCTGGACCGATACCTGTAACTATGCTGATATCGTTATTCCTGCAGATACACAGTTAGAGCGCATGGATATGGTAGCTACCTATGGCAACTGGTATTTCACAATGAATAAACCCGTCATTGAGCCTTTAGGCGAAAGTGTTCGTAATTCGGAATTATTCCGTATCTTAGCGAAGAAAATGGATTACGTTGAAGACGGTGATAATGCATTTACACAAACAGACGAAGAACTTGTTCGCGATGTGTTATGTGATGAAGGTGAATCTAATCTGTTAATGGAAGGTATTAAATACGAAGACTTTGAAAATAAAGGTTTTGTTCGTGCCAATACTAGTACGGAGAGCAGAAACTTTATGAAAAACGGCTGGCCAACTCCATCAGGTAAAATAGATATCTGGTGTGATGCATTGAAAGAAGAAGGAATAGATCCATTGCCTTCTTATGTGCCAGAAATTGAAGGTCAAGAAGATCCTAAACGTAAAAAATATCCTCTACAGATATTAAGTAGTGCGTCGCACTACTTTATTGGTGATTCGTTCCAATCAGTGCCACGTTTACAAGCCATGATGTCTAGGCCAACGGTGGAATTAAATCCGAAAGAAGCCAAAAAACGAGGCTTAGAAGATGGTGATTTATGTCGATTGTATAATGACAGAGGTGAGACCTATGCATACCTTGTGATTATTGAAGGCCATGTGGATGGTATTTGTTCTACGCAAAAACAATTTAAAGGTAGTAACACACCTGGCGGTGTGAACGTGAATGCCTTGAATTCAGAAATGCTTACAGATTTTGGAACTAGTCCAACTTTCTATTCTGTGCTTTGTGAAATTGATAAGGCTAGTGAAGAGATGCGTAAAAAAGCTCTACTCAAAGAGTGGGGCGGTAAAAAAGGCTATGTTCAAAAATGGCGTGAAGATCCACAAAACCAGGGTGTTGAAGCAAGTGATAAAGAAATTCTCGCATTTGCTGAAAAACGTCATCCCGGTATCTTTAGCTGAGTTGCTGAAACGCATGGAATAAAGACCAATAAGAGTTAATTGAGGAGTAAATGAGATAATGGCAACGGCGCAGAAAAATTTTCACGACCCATTGGATAATTATTTTAGAAAGTTACCAGAACCTAATCGTGATATTCAGACTAAACGTGTAACGGTAAACCAAGGGGTTATTTGTAGTGTAGAAAACTTAACCTACGATACCTATAAGGTTGTGATCAGATGTAATGAGGATTCTAAGCAAATTGTCTTTAAAGCAGGCCAATATGCAACCATCACCGTGCCTGGTTGTAGAAAGCCTCGCTCGTATTCTTTTGCTCTTGCTCAAGAAAACGAAAATAAAAATGAGCATTCGTTTTTTATTCGTTTAGTACATGGTGGCAAGCTTTCTAGTTGGATAGCGGGGGAAAATCGCGAAGGGGAGCATGTAAAAATTTCTGGGCCACTCGGTAAGTTTGGTCTAGATTCCAGTGATAAAACAATGGTTTGTATTGCTGGTGGTAGTGGTATGAGTGCCATCAATGCAATTGTGCAACATGCATGTAATGAACAAGTTACAAGAGATTGTTACTTTTTTTACGGCGCAAGAACTCAAGCCGATTTATATTTGCAAGAAGAAATGCAAGAAATTGAACGTAAATGGAATAAGAAAAATTCATTTAAGTTTATACCTGTCTTGTCGGAAGAAGCAGAAGATAGCGATTGGGATGGAGCGCGCGGTTTTGTAACGGATCACTTTAAGGATGAGTATTTAAGTAAAGGTGCAGTTTCTGTTAATAATATGAAAGCATTCTTTT
It contains:
- a CDS encoding molybdopterin-dependent oxidoreductase — its product is MQTDKIKAPEGHSIHHVTCPHDCPDSCSMLVTKDDSTGKAVRVQGDPTHPITRGYLCNKVNHYLDLVYNENRVLYPHKRVGPKGPGAKFERISWDEALETITGNFKSVISEYGSAAVQPYSYSGTMGMVGYWTMDYRFWNKMGAGGLVQSICIYAAMWAGLHTYGLAHPNMSVHEAAEKADLMILWGANLVSTGVHAIPFIREAKERGMKLIVIDPRVTRTTMMADWHIQPKPGTDAALALGMMKVIVDAGKHDLEFLKEQTNGWEALLETKLPDYPLDKVEKITGVPAADIEKLAMEYASTKKTFIRANYGLNRHQNAGQMCRSILVLPCITGAWREDCGGACFGNLEEMWFRCMTPQLHRPDLGKRERTINMVQIGRALSENIGADGEQLDPPIKSIFVYNSDPANCAPNTNGVRNGFMRDDLFVAVHETFWTDTCNYADIVIPADTQLERMDMVATYGNWYFTMNKPVIEPLGESVRNSELFRILAKKMDYVEDGDNAFTQTDEELVRDVLCDEGESNLLMEGIKYEDFENKGFVRANTSTESRNFMKNGWPTPSGKIDIWCDALKEEGIDPLPSYVPEIEGQEDPKRKKYPLQILSSASHYFIGDSFQSVPRLQAMMSRPTVELNPKEAKKRGLEDGDLCRLYNDRGETYAYLVIIEGHVDGICSTQKQFKGSNTPGGVNVNALNSEMLTDFGTSPTFYSVLCEIDKASEEMRKKALLKEWGGKKGYVQKWREDPQNQGVEASDKEILAFAEKRHPGIFS